One genomic window of Halolamina sediminis includes the following:
- a CDS encoding tyrosine-type recombinase/integrase produces MSDESRAAVNHRQEVAYENHRTELIKWLSRMGKNPDQLEGYAYDTAKVYASVLDKFHRWAWEHRGEFSLDIDHEDADTYIREMVMADNEYSSSYLHNIKLALKAYFRYRDDADEWESPITISSDSGAKQPKAFLHQEERKAIREASLEFGTVPSYHALDPDGRTEWKKHLGRRYGKPMKEVGPKDFERANGFKYPSLVHTSLDAGLRPVEVERAKTYWVDPDNAALHIPADESSKNEDNWSVSLRRETAEYLTRWMEERQMYEKYDDTDALWLTRHGNPYGSSSLKYLLNQLREIGDIERELSWYAIRHSTGTYMAREEGLAAAQSQLRHQSVETTMKYDNISVEDRRDALDRMG; encoded by the coding sequence ATGAGCGATGAATCGCGTGCTGCCGTGAACCACCGGCAAGAAGTCGCATACGAGAACCACCGGACGGAGTTAATCAAGTGGCTTTCGCGTATGGGGAAGAACCCTGATCAACTGGAAGGGTACGCATACGACACTGCGAAGGTGTACGCAAGCGTTCTCGATAAGTTCCATCGGTGGGCTTGGGAGCATCGAGGAGAGTTCAGCCTCGATATTGACCACGAAGACGCCGACACTTATATTCGGGAAATGGTGATGGCGGATAACGAGTATTCATCGAGCTATCTCCACAACATCAAGCTCGCACTCAAGGCGTACTTTCGCTACCGCGACGACGCCGATGAGTGGGAGTCGCCGATAACCATTTCCTCGGATTCGGGAGCCAAACAGCCCAAAGCCTTCCTACATCAGGAGGAGCGGAAAGCGATCCGAGAGGCTTCCCTAGAGTTCGGAACAGTCCCGTCATACCACGCGCTTGACCCGGATGGTCGAACGGAGTGGAAGAAGCATCTTGGTCGGAGGTACGGAAAGCCGATGAAAGAGGTCGGCCCGAAGGATTTCGAACGGGCAAACGGATTCAAATACCCGAGTCTTGTGCATACGAGTCTCGATGCTGGGCTTCGACCTGTCGAGGTAGAACGAGCTAAGACGTACTGGGTAGACCCCGATAACGCCGCGCTCCACATCCCTGCGGATGAGTCGTCGAAGAACGAGGACAACTGGTCGGTCAGTCTCCGCCGGGAAACGGCAGAATACCTTACTCGATGGATGGAGGAACGGCAGATGTACGAGAAGTATGACGACACCGATGCACTATGGCTAACGCGCCACGGCAACCCCTATGGTTCTTCTTCATTGAAGTACCTACTCAACCAACTGCGCGAGATCGGTGATATCGAACGGGAATTGTCGTGGTACGCTATCCGGCACTCAACGGGAACATATATGGCACGAGAAGAGGGTCTTGCAGCCGCACAGTCCCAGCTCCGTCACCAGTCCGTGGAGACGACGATGAAATACGACAACATCTCCGTCGAGGACCGACGTGACGCACTTGACAGGATGGGGTAA